TTCTCGCCGGACGTCCGCGCGCCCACCCTCTTGGCCGTCGGCGAGGACGACCCCGCGCTGTCGCGCATACTCGACGCCCTCGAACGACCGCGGTTCCTCCCGGTCGGGAGCCGCGAGGGGCTCCGCCGGCTCTCCAATTCGGTGCCGGACGTCGCTGTCGTCGCCGGGCCCACCGAGAGGGACGTCGAGACGGTCGACCTCGGCGGCTGGGAGCGCGAGTGGGGGCTGGTCGTCCCCGACGGGAACCCGGATGCCGTCGACGGCCTTTCGGACCTGATCGACCGCGACCTCGCGTTCGTCAACCGCGGTCGCGACGCCGGGCTCCGGGCGAGCCTCGACGCCGCTCTGTCGGATCTCGCCGACGAGCGCGGCGCGTCGCTCGCGGACCTGACAGAGTCGATCCGCGGCTTCGAGGCCGGCACGAAGGGCTTCGAGAGCCCCGCGCGAGCGGTCGCGCGGGGCGAGGCCGACGCGGGGCTCGGGCTCCGGGCGACCGCCGAGAAACTGGGGCTGACGTTCGTCCCGGTCGGCGTGGAGGACGTCCGCGTCCGCGCGAACCCCGACCGGGTGGAAAAGCCCGGCGTTCGAGAACTGGAAGCGACGCTGGCCGAGACGGACGTCTACGAGTCGCTGCCCGGCTACGAGCGGGCGTAGCGGGATTCTATTTCCGAACGGGGTCGCTGACGCCGCCGTCGGCGGCGACGTCGCGGTCGGGGCCCAGCGGGAGGTCGTCGAACGACGAGACGCGGTAGTCCGCGAGGACACAGCGGCCGCGCCGGTCCGGCGAGTGCCGCTCGACGTGGATGCCGTCGAGCCCCGCGTTCCAGGCCGCGCCGACGTCGCTTGCGCCGTCGCCCGCGAGGACGCCTCTTCCCGGCGTATCGGGGTTCCGTCCGAGCCGTTCGATCGCGTGACGGACGGGCGCGGGGTCGGGCTTCCAGCCGAGTTCCGGCGTGCAGGAGACGAAGGCGTCGAACCAGTCGCCGACGTCGAGGTGGTCGATCACGGGCTCGGCCAGGAACGCCTGGCAGTGGGTCACGACGCCGACCGGCCGGCCGGCGGCGACGAGGTCGGCCACGAGCGCCGCGGCGTCGTCGTGGAGGTAGGTCGCCTCCGCGCGGGCTTGCGGGTCCTCGACCGCGTGGAACGCCGGCCAGAACTCCTCGGGGTCGATCCCCCACTCGCGGAGCTGCGGGTCCCGCGCGCCGCCGAGGCCGTGCCAGAGGACCTCGGCCTCGCGGTCGGTGAACTCCCGGCCGATCCGGTCGCCGACCCGGTCGAACACCTCGCGGGTGTAGGACCACTCGGCGTCGACGAGCGTGCCGTCGAGGTCGAACAGCCAGAAGTCGTAGTCGGCGGGAGCGTCGGAGACCATCGGACCTCCTCTACGGCGCGCCGGCGTAAGTCGATTTCGCCGCGCCGGGCGAGTGTTTATATACCAAAATGGGGACACCGACGGCGTGCGCTGAGTGCAGCCCCGGGCCGGGCAGCGGTCGTTCGGCACGACGGTCCGGGAGCCGGATGCGGAAGTGCCGACTGTTCGCCATCGCGACTCACCCGTCGATGACTCGCAGACTGGAGCCGAGGTGCCGGTGAAGCACCTCGCGGGGGCCGTCGCCGCCGAACGCCTCGGGTTGGGACTCGATGGCGTCCGCCAGCGCCGTCCGGTACGCCTCGTCGAGGCGGAGCTCGCTGAAATTCACACGCTCGACCGGCGCCGCGACCCACGATTCGGCCAGATCGCGAGCGTGCGCCTCGTCGTTCACCTCGCCGCGCCAGAGCGCGTCGCGGAAGAGCAGCCAGCCCTCCTCGCCGGGGTCGGCGGCCTCGACCTCGGCGACCGTCTCGACGGTCGCGGGGGTGACGGCCACGTCGTCGCGGGCCCGCAGACGGACCGTGACGCGGAAGACGTACGCGGCGCGCACGCGCGTCAGTACTCGGCGTCGAAGAGGTTCGCCAGTCGGATGTCCTGGCCGGTGATCCCGCCCTCCTCGTGGCTCGTCAGGCGCACCTCGACCTCCTTGTAGCCCACGCGGATCTCCGGGTGGTGGAACTCCTCTTCGGCGACCTCGCCGACCTGGGTGACGAAGGCGATGCCCGAGAGGTAGTCGTCGAACTCGTAGGTTCGGACGATCTCGTCGCCGTCGCGCTCCCACTCGCCGGGGAGTCGCGTCCGGATCTCGTCGTCTGAGAGTAGCTCGGCCATACCGGGGGTGTCTCTCGCCGGGCGGATAACGTTTCGCCTCGGATCGACCACGCCGGCAGAACCGGCGGCGTCAGTCGTCGGAGATGCTCTCGAGAACGTACTGCGGGACCTCGGAGTCGCCGCGCTCGGGGTCGTTCGATCCGGCACCCGTACGGCCGGTCGGAGCGTCGCCGAACTCGGGGTTGAAGAGCGCCATCGCCGTCTGGATCGTCGACCAGTCGTCCTCGACGGCGGCCTCGCGGAGGCTCTTCGTCGGCGCCGAGAGCAGCTGTCCGACGAGCGCGTCCGCCATCGACTCGACGATCTCGCGTTCCTCCTCGGAGAGGTCGCCGTCGGAGTGCGCTTCGAGCCGCGAGAGGGCCGTCTCGACCTCCCGGGACTTCACCCGCTCTGCGGCCTCGTACATCGTGCTGATCGCCTCGTCTGCCTGCCGGCGCTTGTAGGCGTCGAGCAGCCGGTCGAACTCCTCGTCGATCATCGCTTCGACCGCCTCGGCGGCGTCCTGTCTGATCTCGCGGGTCTCCTCTGTGACCGACTCCAGGGCGTCGATGTCGTGGACGACGACCTCGTCGACGGTCGCGGCGTCGGGGTCGACGTCGCGCGGCTGGGCGAGGTCGATGAGCAGCGTCTCGCCCGCGCCGTCGACGTCCCCGGAGTCGAGGAGGTACTCGGGGTGGCTCGTCGCGGTGACGACGATCGTCGCGTCCGGCAGGACGTCGCCGACGCCGTCGATCGGGATCGCGCGGGCCTCGGTGTCGACCGTCTCCGCGAGGTGCTCGGCGTGCGGCACCGTGCGGTTGGCGACGATCAGTTCGGCCACGCCCGCGTCGGCCAGCGCCTCGGCGGTGAGCTTGCCCATCTCGCCGGCGCCGACGACGAGCGCGGTCGCGCCCACGAGGTCGGCCTCCGTCTCGACCAGCCGGACGGCCGCCGAGCCGATCGAGGTCACGCCCTCGTTGATCTCGGTCTCGGTCCGGGCGCGCTCGCCGACGTGGACGGCCTTGGTCAGCCCGGTCTCCAGGATCGGACCGAGGGCGCCGAGTCCCCGGGCGGTCTCGACCGCGCGCTTGAACTGGCCGAGGATCTGGTCCTCGCCGAGGACGAGCGACTCAAGCCCCGCGGCGACGCGCATCAGGTGGACGAGGCTCTCCTCGTGGCCCGTCTCGACGACCACGTCGTCGTCGACGCTCGATTCGAACGGGGCGAGCGCGCGCCGCCCGGCGGCGACGCTGTCGGCGACGACGTAGACCTCGGCGCGGTTGCACGTCTGGATGGCGAACGCCTCGCTGACGCCGTCGCGACTCAACAGATCCTCGATCACCGTGCGGACGTCCTCGCCCGCCGCGGCTTCGATCTGGTCGACGCTAGCCCTGTCGTGCGACACACGAGCGCCACAGATCACTCCGGTTTCCATCGGTCACCCCCCGTGTTCCGTATCACGCGTGTCGCCTCTTGGCGGGGATTGGACGCCCCCGTACGTAAAGCCTTCCAAACTTCCGGGTCTCTCACAACCGCCCGAATCGCATCACGACGCGTCGCCGGATCGAGGTCGGAAGCGCGTAGCTCCCGCCGCAGGTCCGCCGTCAGTTCGGCCATCGCCTCCGCGCCGTCGATCTCGTCTTCGATCCGCTCGCGGAGGTGCTTCGCGAGCGCGGGGCTCCGCCCGCCGGTCGAGATCGCGACCCGGACGTCGCCGTCCTCGACCGTCGCGGGCACGACGACGTCGCGGTGACCGTCGTCGTCGACCGCGGCCGCCGATTCCGCGTTCCCTTCGTCGCCGTCGACGCTCGCGCTCCGGTCGGCGCGGTTGAGGAGGACGCCGCGTTCCCGACTCGCCGCGGCGACGGCATCGTTCACGCGCTCGCTGTCGGTCGCGGCGACGACGAGCGCGGGCTCCGTCCGGTCGAACCACGCGGGGACGTCGTCCGGATCCGGGAGAGCGCGAACCAACTCCGCGCCGCCGAAGTCGGCGTCGGCGAAGTCGGGACTGACGACGACGACTCGCGCCTCCGCGGCGAAGCGACGCGCCTTCCGCGCGCCGACTGAGCCGCCGCCGAAGACCAGCACCGTCTCGCCGGTGAAGTCGTGGTACAGGGGGATCATCGCGTGGATCGTCCGCGTCTTCGTCCGCTCGCACTCCCGCCCCGTCGTCGGGGGCGCCCACGTCGGCCCGGGCTGTTCCGGATCACTCGGTGTTGGCCGCCGCGCGTTCGTCCAGACGGATGCCCGTCTTCTTCAAGATTCGCGTCGAGAACAGCGTGTCCCAGTCGCCGTCGTCGACGTCCCAGTGCGCTTCCATCGTCTCGCGCACCCGCTCGATACGGCGGTCGCTCTCCGCCTCGGAGCGCCCGTGGGTCATCGCGAAGAAGTTGTACGGCCAGACGCCCTCGTGTCGCGGCCGGTGGTAGCAGTGGGTGACGAAGGGCAGCGACGCCACGGCGGGACCGACCGTCGCGAGGCGGTCGTCGGGGACGTCCCAGACGGTCATCCCGTTTTCCGTGTAGCCGAGCGCGTAGTGGTTCGGGACGACGCCGACCCGGCGGACCTTCCCCTCGCGCTCGAAGCGCTTTATCGTCTCGACGACCCACTCGGTGTCCTGGCCGATCGCGTCGGCGACGTCCGCGTACGGCGTCGCCGTGATCGGCAGTCCACCCTGGATCTCGACGACGAGGTCGCGCTCGGCCGGCGTCAGGGTCTTTCTCTCTTCGGGCGTCACGTCGGGCCCGAGATCCGAGCGGTCGACGTCGCCGTCGGCGATCGGCCCGTCGACCAGGAACTTCGCCTCGACCCGAAACTCCTCCTGCTTCGGCAGATTGTACGTCTCCTGGCCGGTCTCGGCCTCGATCTCGGCGAGGACTTCCTCGACTCGATCTTCGTCGGCGACGCTGACGACGAACCACATATTCAGGTGCGGGTGCTCGCGCTCGTAGTTGTGCGCGACCTCCCGGTGGGCGTTGACCGCCTCGGCGACCTCCTCGAAGCGCTCTTCGGGCGCGTGCATCGCGACGAGCGTCGCGGTCCCGCCGATCTCCTCGGCGTTCACGAGCGCCCCGAAGCGGCTCAGCGTGCCCGCCTCGTCGAGGTCGCGGACGCGCTCGACGAGCTCGTCCGCGGTCACGTCGATCTCGCGCTCGCGGAGGGCGGCCGCGGCCGGCTCGAACGGCCGCTCGACGACCGGAAAGCCGCCCTGGAACGCGTTGATGACGGCGCGGTCGAGGTCCGACAGCGCCGCCTCTCCGGCTGTGTCGCTCATAGCGATCGTTCGGGGTCGCGCGAGGATAAGCGTCTCGGAGGCGTCCGATTAGGACGCCGACGGGTCAGACGACGGACGACGCGGGGAGTTCGATGCGGACCCGGCACTCGTCTTCGCCCTGCGGAAACGCGAGCGATCCGTTGGAGTTCTCGGTGATCCACTTCACCATCCAGAGCCCGATCCCGCGGCCGTGCAGGAGCGAGGTCTCGCGGCCCCGCCGGAGCGCCCGCTGGTCGTCCTCGGGGATCGGCTCGCCGGGGTTCACGACGTCGATCGCGACGGCGTCGCCGCGGCGCCGCACCGAGACCGACACCGACGGCGGCGTGCGGCCCTGGTGACGAACTGCGTTTTCGATCAGTTCCTCGACCGCCCGCGGGAGGTCCTCGTCCGCGATCACCGTCCACGGCTCGTCGACGGCGGTCGTGATCCCGGCGTCGGGGTACCGCTCGGACAGTTCGTCCGTGACCTCGTCGACGACCCGCCCGAGGTCGAACGGCTCCAGTTCGTCCCCCGAGAGCGTCTGTTCGACGTACCGGGCCTTCTCGGAGGTCCGGGAGATGTTCTCGGCGTACCGCCGCGCGGTCTTGATCCGCTGGCGGTCGGACTCCGAGAGGGCCTCCTCGGGGCGATGGAGGACGTCGCCGAGATAGCCGAGGACGACGTTGATCTCGTTGCGGA
This is a stretch of genomic DNA from Halobellus sp. MBLA0158. It encodes these proteins:
- a CDS encoding 4a-hydroxytetrahydrobiopterin dehydratase; its protein translation is MAELLSDDEIRTRLPGEWERDGDEIVRTYEFDDYLSGIAFVTQVGEVAEEEFHHPEIRVGYKEVEVRLTSHEEGGITGQDIRLANLFDAEY
- the ahbB gene encoding siroheme decarboxylase subunit beta, translating into MSDTAGEAALSDLDRAVINAFQGGFPVVERPFEPAAAALREREIDVTADELVERVRDLDEAGTLSRFGALVNAEEIGGTATLVAMHAPEERFEEVAEAVNAHREVAHNYEREHPHLNMWFVVSVADEDRVEEVLAEIEAETGQETYNLPKQEEFRVEAKFLVDGPIADGDVDRSDLGPDVTPEERKTLTPAERDLVVEIQGGLPITATPYADVADAIGQDTEWVVETIKRFEREGKVRRVGVVPNHYALGYTENGMTVWDVPDDRLATVGPAVASLPFVTHCYHRPRHEGVWPYNFFAMTHGRSEAESDRRIERVRETMEAHWDVDDGDWDTLFSTRILKKTGIRLDERAAANTE
- the hemA gene encoding glutamyl-tRNA reductase; translation: METGVICGARVSHDRASVDQIEAAAGEDVRTVIEDLLSRDGVSEAFAIQTCNRAEVYVVADSVAAGRRALAPFESSVDDDVVVETGHEESLVHLMRVAAGLESLVLGEDQILGQFKRAVETARGLGALGPILETGLTKAVHVGERARTETEINEGVTSIGSAAVRLVETEADLVGATALVVGAGEMGKLTAEALADAGVAELIVANRTVPHAEHLAETVDTEARAIPIDGVGDVLPDATIVVTATSHPEYLLDSGDVDGAGETLLIDLAQPRDVDPDAATVDEVVVHDIDALESVTEETREIRQDAAEAVEAMIDEEFDRLLDAYKRRQADEAISTMYEAAERVKSREVETALSRLEAHSDGDLSEEEREIVESMADALVGQLLSAPTKSLREAAVEDDWSTIQTAMALFNPEFGDAPTGRTGAGSNDPERGDSEVPQYVLESISDD
- a CDS encoding precorrin-2 dehydrogenase/sirohydrochlorin ferrochelatase family protein, giving the protein MIPLYHDFTGETVLVFGGGSVGARKARRFAAEARVVVVSPDFADADFGGAELVRALPDPDDVPAWFDRTEPALVVAATDSERVNDAVAAASRERGVLLNRADRSASVDGDEGNAESAAAVDDDGHRDVVVPATVEDGDVRVAISTGGRSPALAKHLRERIEDEIDGAEAMAELTADLRRELRASDLDPATRRDAIRAVVRDPEVWKALRTGASNPRQEATRVIRNTGGDRWKPE
- the lwrS gene encoding LWR-salt protein, with amino-acid sequence MRAAYVFRVTVRLRARDDVAVTPATVETVAEVEAADPGEEGWLLFRDALWRGEVNDEAHARDLAESWVAAPVERVNFSELRLDEAYRTALADAIESQPEAFGGDGPREVLHRHLGSSLRVIDG
- a CDS encoding HAD family hydrolase; this encodes MVSDAPADYDFWLFDLDGTLVDAEWSYTREVFDRVGDRIGREFTDREAEVLWHGLGGARDPQLREWGIDPEEFWPAFHAVEDPQARAEATYLHDDAAALVADLVAAGRPVGVVTHCQAFLAEPVIDHLDVGDWFDAFVSCTPELGWKPDPAPVRHAIERLGRNPDTPGRGVLAGDGASDVGAAWNAGLDGIHVERHSPDRRGRCVLADYRVSSFDDLPLGPDRDVAADGGVSDPVRK